A part of Streptomyces sp. NBC_01235 genomic DNA contains:
- a CDS encoding helix-turn-helix transcriptional regulator — MNRDPHRHDLGEFLKARRAELAPAAVGLPDGGPRRVAGLRREEIAVLAAISTDYYARLEQGRIQPSPSVLESLARVLHLDDDQRAYLYELAAKDEYRPPRRQPRPRIQPQLQRMLDDMAHTPAFVIGPRTEIVAWNAMGAALITDFAKIPEKQRYYIRLLITDPRMRELYADWEGVTRLAIAQMRMHNTNNPGDAQLAALVGELSVRDDQFRRWWGAHNVAVRDTGSKHLRHPVVGDLHLDWNAVTWAAGPDLQIIVWTAESGTPTHDSLRLLASWAAEPSHTASGSSA; from the coding sequence ATGAACCGCGATCCTCACCGCCATGATCTGGGGGAATTCCTCAAGGCACGCCGTGCCGAGCTCGCCCCGGCCGCCGTCGGCCTGCCCGACGGCGGCCCGCGTCGCGTCGCGGGCCTGCGCCGTGAGGAGATCGCCGTACTGGCGGCCATCAGCACCGACTACTACGCCCGCCTCGAACAGGGCCGTATCCAGCCCTCGCCGTCCGTGCTGGAGTCCCTGGCCCGGGTGCTGCACCTGGACGACGACCAGCGCGCCTACCTGTACGAGCTCGCGGCCAAGGACGAGTACCGCCCGCCCCGCCGACAGCCGCGCCCCAGGATCCAGCCCCAGTTGCAGCGCATGCTCGACGACATGGCGCACACCCCCGCCTTCGTGATCGGACCGCGCACCGAGATCGTCGCCTGGAACGCCATGGGCGCCGCCCTGATCACCGACTTCGCGAAGATCCCCGAGAAGCAGCGGTACTACATAAGACTCCTCATCACCGATCCCAGGATGCGTGAGCTGTACGCGGACTGGGAGGGCGTCACCCGGCTCGCCATCGCCCAGATGCGGATGCACAACACGAACAACCCCGGGGACGCGCAGCTCGCCGCTCTGGTCGGCGAACTCTCGGTCCGGGACGACCAGTTCCGCCGGTGGTGGGGCGCCCACAACGTCGCCGTCCGGGACACCGGGAGCAAGCACCTGCGCCACCCCGTGGTCGGAGACCTGCATCTCGACTGGAACGCTGTCACCTGGGCGGCAGGCCCTGACCTGCAGATCATCGTGTGGACCGCAGAATCCGGCACTCCGACCCACGACAGCCTGCGCCTGCTGGCGTCCTGGGCCGCCGAGCCCAGCCACACGGCCAGCGGCAGCTCCGCCTGA
- a CDS encoding MoaF-related domain-containing protein, with protein sequence MDSNVTLPSVGQTWLADLGPDTPLGHFTVEITFDSATQVTFEVTGGAIEGRKQTMEYTTTQLRDGLYVVRWTEPDAGDHVTHIEDYTEGTCMASSVIGGEFVQLHGKWSRVR encoded by the coding sequence ATGGACAGCAACGTGACCCTTCCCAGCGTGGGGCAGACCTGGCTGGCGGACCTCGGCCCGGACACACCGCTCGGCCACTTCACTGTGGAGATCACCTTCGACTCGGCGACCCAGGTCACCTTCGAGGTGACAGGCGGTGCCATCGAGGGCCGGAAGCAGACGATGGAGTACACCACCACCCAGCTCCGCGACGGCCTGTACGTCGTGCGCTGGACCGAACCCGACGCCGGTGACCACGTCACCCACATCGAGGACTACACCGAGGGCACCTGCATGGCCAGCTCCGTCATCGGTGGCGAATTCGTCCAGCTCCATGGAAAGTGGAGCCGCGTCCGCTGA
- a CDS encoding type 1 glutamine amidotransferase domain-containing protein, whose protein sequence is MAKILFLITAADHWTLADGFEQPSGFWAEEAIGPYGVFKEAGYEIVAATPGGVPPTADALSLTPDFNGGEEGAEQMKTALREATELANPIRIEDVRIDDFHAVFVPGGWGPMEDLSDDPAAGRLLSDWLASGKIVSLVCHGPAALLSTVDADGKSPFAGYRLTGLSNSEEIQNGLADRAKWLLQDRLVADVGADYHKGEENFAPHLEVDRALITGQNPASAVPLAQEVVKALG, encoded by the coding sequence ATGGCGAAGATTCTCTTCCTCATCACCGCCGCCGACCACTGGACCCTGGCCGACGGGTTCGAGCAGCCGTCCGGCTTCTGGGCCGAGGAGGCCATCGGTCCGTACGGCGTCTTCAAGGAGGCCGGTTACGAGATCGTCGCGGCCACCCCGGGCGGCGTTCCGCCGACCGCCGACGCGCTCAGCCTGACGCCCGACTTCAACGGTGGCGAGGAGGGCGCCGAGCAGATGAAGACCGCCCTGCGCGAGGCCACCGAACTGGCGAACCCGATCCGCATCGAGGACGTCCGGATCGACGACTTCCACGCCGTCTTCGTCCCCGGAGGCTGGGGCCCGATGGAGGACCTGTCCGACGACCCCGCGGCCGGCAGGCTGCTGAGCGACTGGCTCGCCTCCGGCAAGATCGTGTCGCTCGTGTGCCACGGCCCGGCCGCCCTGCTGTCCACCGTGGACGCCGACGGCAAGTCCCCCTTCGCCGGCTACCGCCTGACCGGACTGTCCAACTCCGAGGAGATCCAGAACGGTCTCGCCGACCGGGCGAAGTGGCTGCTCCAGGACCGTCTCGTCGCGGACGTGGGCGCGGACTACCACAAGGGCGAGGAGAACTTCGCCCCCCACCTCGAGGTGGACCGCGCCCTCATCACCGGCCAGAACCCCGCCTCGGCCGTCCCGCTCGCCCAGGAAGTCGTCAAGGCCCTCGGCTGA
- a CDS encoding nuclear transport factor 2 family protein, with product MSDSPNVALVRRLYDSGMAPDVAAEVIDPDVVWDITPGFPYGGVYKTWASAGADFFGRLAPEFSSFGAVAEEFYGSGDHVFVRGHYHAVSKSGLESDARFIHLWTVGGGKLTRLIQAADSHVVQQAANG from the coding sequence ATGTCCGACTCCCCGAACGTCGCTCTCGTCCGTCGGCTCTACGACTCCGGCATGGCTCCGGACGTGGCCGCCGAGGTCATCGACCCCGACGTCGTCTGGGACATCACTCCCGGCTTCCCGTACGGCGGCGTCTACAAGACCTGGGCGAGTGCCGGGGCTGACTTCTTCGGCCGGCTCGCGCCCGAATTCAGCTCCTTCGGCGCGGTGGCCGAGGAGTTCTACGGCTCTGGTGACCACGTCTTCGTCCGCGGCCATTACCACGCCGTGTCCAAGTCCGGCCTGGAGTCGGACGCGCGCTTCATCCACCTGTGGACGGTCGGTGGCGGCAAGCTCACCCGCCTGATCCAGGCCGCCGACAGCCACGTCGTCCAGCAGGCCGCGAACGGCTGA
- a CDS encoding flavodoxin family protein, translated as MSSTSRPTVAVAFHSGYGHTAVMAEAVARGAGAAGAEVISIPVDTITDEQWAQLDAADAIIFGAPTYMGTASAAFHTFAEASSKRWYTQTWVDKIAAGFTNSGAKNGDKSSTLGYFFTMAAQHGMHWVSLGVQPGWATTEGSEDDINRLGYFVGAGAQTPVDAGPEAVHKSDIATAEGLGARVAQQTAFFRAGRATLAA; from the coding sequence ATGTCTTCCACCTCCCGCCCCACGGTCGCCGTCGCGTTCCACTCCGGCTACGGCCACACCGCTGTCATGGCCGAGGCCGTGGCGCGCGGTGCCGGGGCAGCCGGTGCCGAGGTGATCTCCATCCCCGTGGACACGATCACGGACGAGCAGTGGGCGCAGTTGGACGCCGCCGACGCGATCATCTTCGGTGCCCCCACCTACATGGGCACCGCCTCCGCCGCCTTCCACACCTTCGCCGAGGCCAGCAGCAAACGCTGGTACACCCAGACCTGGGTCGACAAGATAGCCGCCGGCTTCACCAACTCCGGTGCCAAGAACGGCGACAAGTCCTCGACCCTGGGCTACTTCTTCACCATGGCCGCCCAGCACGGCATGCACTGGGTCAGCCTCGGCGTCCAGCCGGGCTGGGCCACCACCGAAGGCAGCGAGGACGACATCAACCGTCTGGGCTACTTCGTCGGCGCAGGTGCCCAGACCCCGGTCGACGCCGGCCCGGAGGCCGTCCACAAGTCCGACATCGCCACCGCCGAGGGCCTCGGTGCCCGCGTCGCGCAGCAGACCGCGTTCTTCCGCGCCGGCCGCGCCACCCTCGCCGCTTGA
- a CDS encoding zinc-dependent alcohol dehydrogenase family protein: protein MRATVIHAPGDIRVEDVPEPRIVKPTDAIIRTVATCVCGSDLWSYRGAEPVTEPHPMGHEYVGIVEEVGSEVTHVTPGQFVVGSFATSDNTCANCRNGWQSNCLHREFMSTCQADYVRIPNAHGTLVATDEHPDAEFVPGLLAVSDVMGTGWYAALAAEVKPGSTAVVVGDGAVGLCGVIAAKELGAEQIIAMSRHESRQKLALEFGATGIVSERGDEGIARVKDLTGGIGADSVLECVGTAESMRQALHSARPGGNVGFVGVPHEVAVDGQELFFSHVGLRGGPAPVRRYLPDLIGRVLSGRINPGKVFDLTLPLDQVAEGYKAMDERRAIKTLLTP, encoded by the coding sequence ATGCGAGCAACTGTGATCCACGCCCCCGGTGACATCCGGGTGGAGGACGTCCCCGAGCCTAGGATCGTCAAGCCGACGGACGCGATCATCCGTACGGTCGCCACCTGTGTGTGCGGCTCGGACCTGTGGTCCTACCGAGGCGCGGAACCCGTCACCGAACCCCACCCCATGGGCCACGAGTACGTCGGCATCGTCGAGGAGGTCGGCAGCGAGGTCACCCACGTCACGCCGGGCCAGTTCGTGGTCGGCTCCTTCGCCACCTCCGACAACACCTGCGCCAACTGCCGTAACGGCTGGCAGTCCAACTGCCTGCACCGCGAGTTCATGAGCACCTGCCAGGCCGACTACGTCCGCATCCCCAACGCCCACGGCACCCTCGTCGCCACCGACGAGCACCCGGACGCCGAGTTCGTGCCCGGCCTGCTCGCCGTCTCCGACGTGATGGGCACCGGCTGGTACGCCGCCCTCGCAGCCGAGGTCAAGCCCGGCTCGACGGCCGTGGTCGTCGGCGACGGAGCGGTCGGCCTGTGTGGCGTCATCGCGGCGAAGGAACTCGGCGCCGAGCAGATCATCGCGATGAGCCGTCATGAGTCCCGGCAGAAGCTCGCCCTCGAATTCGGCGCCACCGGCATCGTCAGCGAACGCGGCGACGAAGGCATCGCCCGCGTCAAGGACCTCACCGGCGGCATCGGCGCCGACTCTGTCCTGGAGTGCGTCGGCACCGCCGAGTCCATGCGTCAGGCCCTGCACTCCGCCCGTCCCGGCGGCAACGTCGGCTTCGTCGGCGTCCCGCACGAGGTGGCGGTCGACGGCCAGGAACTCTTCTTCTCCCACGTCGGCCTGCGCGGCGGCCCCGCCCCGGTCCGCCGTTACCTGCCGGACCTCATCGGCCGCGTCCTGTCCGGCCGGATCAACCCAGGCAAAGTCTTCGACCTCACCCTCCCCCTCGACCAGGTCGCCGAGGGCTACAAGGCGATGGACGAACGCCGCGCCATCAAGACCCTCCTCACGCCCTGA